A portion of the Paenibacillus sp. PvR098 genome contains these proteins:
- a CDS encoding ribonuclease HII: protein MCRVRYNVTSWQNVQQLQVKCMLEYERELWQQGKLCIAGVDEVGRGCLFGDVVAAAVILPQGLVLEEVNDSKKLSEKKRETLYEIIVEEALAIGVGIVDVATIERINIKQAARLAMKVAVEKLALAPDVLLVDAEKVDVSIEQLAIIHGDALSQSIAAASIIAKVTRDRMCFQWDVEYPEYGIAIHKGYATKKHREAILEYGPSPLHRKTFLKKIVHEQQQLLF, encoded by the coding sequence CTGTGCCGGGTAAGGTATAATGTTACATCATGGCAGAATGTACAACAATTGCAGGTGAAATGTATGCTGGAATACGAACGTGAATTATGGCAGCAGGGGAAACTTTGTATCGCCGGGGTGGATGAGGTCGGGCGCGGGTGCTTGTTCGGGGATGTGGTTGCTGCAGCGGTCATTCTACCTCAAGGGCTTGTGCTTGAGGAAGTGAACGATTCCAAGAAACTAAGCGAAAAAAAACGGGAGACTCTGTATGAGATCATCGTGGAGGAGGCTCTCGCCATTGGAGTCGGTATTGTCGATGTAGCTACGATCGAACGGATAAATATTAAGCAGGCAGCCCGGCTAGCGATGAAAGTAGCTGTGGAAAAACTTGCTTTGGCTCCTGATGTGCTGTTGGTGGATGCGGAAAAAGTCGATGTATCCATAGAGCAGCTTGCGATTATCCATGGGGACGCGCTGAGTCAATCGATCGCAGCGGCCTCGATTATTGCGAAAGTGACACGAGACCGGATGTGCTTCCAGTGGGATGTGGAGTATCCGGAATACGGGATCGCTATACATAAAGGATATGCAACGAAAAAGCATCGTGAGGCCATTCTGGAGTATGGACCTTCGCCGCTGCACCGAAAAACATTCCTTAAAAAGATCGTGCATGAGCAGCAGCAGCTGTTGTTTTAG
- a CDS encoding EscU/YscU/HrcU family type III secretion system export apparatus switch protein, producing the protein MTQKPQGIKKAVALKYAPETSAAPKLIAKGKGKIAESIMAKAKENDVPIQEDPSLVEVLSKLDLDQEIPPELYKLVAEVLSFIYRSDQKAKQWRREGN; encoded by the coding sequence ATGACCCAGAAGCCACAAGGAATCAAGAAGGCGGTTGCTTTAAAATATGCTCCTGAAACCTCGGCGGCACCTAAGCTGATTGCCAAGGGGAAGGGGAAAATTGCCGAGTCCATCATGGCGAAAGCCAAGGAAAACGATGTGCCGATTCAAGAGGACCCTTCTCTCGTGGAGGTGCTGTCGAAGCTGGATTTGGATCAAGAAATACCACCGGAGCTTTACAAACTCGTTGCGGAGGTTTTGAGCTTCATCTACCGTTCCGACCAGAAGGCCAAACAATGGAGGAGGGAAGGCAATTGA
- a CDS encoding YraN family protein: MTDSRLKRKELGALGEAAAEQRLNQQGFRLLARNWRCRTGEIDIIAMDGEILVFVEVRTRSGRGVFGTPQESVNVRKQRQIVETSQVYLHQERQYDRQIRYDVIAVQTDPTGAVLHIEEIRNAF; this comes from the coding sequence TTGACTGATTCCCGGCTAAAACGTAAAGAGCTAGGTGCCCTTGGCGAAGCAGCGGCTGAACAGCGGCTGAACCAGCAGGGATTTCGGCTGCTTGCACGAAATTGGCGATGCAGGACCGGAGAGATCGATATTATAGCGATGGACGGTGAAATATTGGTATTTGTTGAAGTGCGTACCCGCAGCGGAAGAGGAGTATTTGGGACGCCTCAAGAATCGGTGAATGTCCGAAAGCAGCGGCAAATTGTTGAGACGTCGCAGGTATACTTACATCAGGAGCGGCAGTACGACCGTCAGATCCGTTATGATGTTATTGCCGTGCAAACGGACCCGACAGGAGCTGTATTGCATATTGAAGAGATCCGCAACGCTTTTTAA
- a CDS encoding YifB family Mg chelatase-like AAA ATPase, with protein sequence MYGKVVSACLHGIDGKLVEVEVDLSNGLPQMNIVGLPDSAIKESMERVRAAIKNCGFTFPLQRITVNLAPADVRKEGSAFDLAIAAGILATSGQIRQDRIINTLLIGELALDGSVRAIPGVLSMIATAKEHGITRVVLPAVNSEEAHWFQGCEVVGIRHLGELVFDSKRGGDMESSYPEPPANHINHSVHLLHPKSASTQEDYADVFGQQHVKRAVMICAAGMHNIMLIGPPGTGKTMLAKRLPTIMPAMNEQESLDVTRIYSASGKFADRRQLVRDRPFRMPHHTISAAGLIGGGGIPKPGEVSLAHRGVLFLDELPEFSRVALEVLRQPMEDREVTIGRARAVYKFPAHFLLACSMNPCPCGYWGAETEHQGCICTPVKVTHYRSKISGPLLDRIDLHIEVPRIEYKHIVPDQKQMTSAEMRTIVENAHQMQLQRYTDSGFLFNSELSGRMLREHVRIDNPTAKLLERSFEVLGLSVRAHDRILKIARTIADLEGQHEVQFEHVAEALQYRALDKKINPLTLFG encoded by the coding sequence ATGTATGGAAAAGTAGTCAGCGCGTGCTTGCACGGCATAGACGGTAAATTGGTGGAAGTCGAAGTCGATTTAAGCAATGGATTGCCTCAAATGAATATTGTCGGCTTGCCCGACAGCGCGATTAAAGAATCCATGGAACGGGTACGCGCCGCCATTAAAAACTGCGGTTTTACCTTTCCACTTCAGCGCATCACCGTTAATTTGGCGCCAGCGGATGTACGTAAAGAAGGGTCTGCCTTTGATTTGGCGATTGCCGCCGGAATTCTCGCAACAAGCGGACAGATTCGACAGGATCGAATTATAAACACGCTGCTGATTGGCGAACTTGCCTTAGACGGTTCGGTCAGGGCGATCCCCGGGGTTTTATCTATGATAGCCACTGCTAAAGAACATGGGATCACTCGAGTTGTTTTGCCCGCAGTCAACTCGGAAGAGGCCCATTGGTTTCAAGGCTGTGAGGTTGTCGGCATCAGGCATTTGGGTGAGCTGGTCTTCGATTCAAAAAGAGGGGGGGACATGGAGTCCTCGTATCCGGAACCTCCAGCAAATCACATAAATCATTCCGTCCATTTATTACATCCAAAATCCGCTTCCACCCAAGAGGACTACGCCGATGTATTCGGGCAGCAGCATGTCAAACGTGCGGTGATGATCTGTGCCGCAGGGATGCACAATATCATGCTCATTGGACCTCCTGGAACAGGCAAAACGATGTTAGCCAAGCGTCTTCCAACCATCATGCCAGCCATGAACGAGCAGGAATCACTAGATGTGACCAGAATCTACAGCGCATCCGGAAAATTTGCGGATCGGAGGCAATTAGTCCGCGATCGCCCGTTTCGTATGCCGCACCATACCATTTCTGCGGCCGGATTAATAGGAGGAGGGGGAATTCCCAAGCCGGGGGAAGTAAGTCTGGCTCATCGAGGCGTCCTTTTTCTAGACGAGCTGCCCGAGTTCTCAAGAGTGGCTCTGGAAGTGCTTCGTCAGCCAATGGAAGACCGTGAGGTCACGATTGGCCGGGCACGGGCCGTGTACAAGTTCCCTGCACATTTTTTGCTGGCATGCTCCATGAATCCTTGTCCATGTGGTTATTGGGGGGCCGAAACCGAGCATCAAGGCTGCATATGCACTCCTGTGAAGGTGACTCATTATCGTTCTAAAATATCTGGTCCGCTGCTCGACCGTATAGACCTTCATATAGAGGTTCCCCGTATTGAGTATAAGCATATCGTCCCTGATCAAAAGCAAATGACTTCAGCCGAGATGCGCACCATAGTAGAGAACGCGCATCAAATGCAGCTACAAAGGTACACTGATTCCGGTTTTCTGTTTAATAGTGAGCTAAGCGGTAGAATGCTCCGGGAACACGTTCGTATCGACAATCCGACGGCTAAGCTGCTGGAGCGTTCCTTCGAGGTATTGGGCTTAAGCGTACGAGCTCATGACCGCATTTTAAAAATCGCCCGCACCATCGCTGATTTGGAAGGGCAACATGAGGTCCAGTTCGAGCATGTCGCAGAGGCACTGCAATACCGTGCTTTGGACAAAAAAATAAATCCGCTCACGCTCTTTGGTTAA
- the sucC gene encoding ADP-forming succinate--CoA ligase subunit beta, producing MNIHEYQGKAVLKQYGVIVPEGKVAFTVDEAVEAAKSLGTPVVVVKAQIHAGGRGKAGGVKVAKNLDEVRTYANEILGKVLVTHQTGPEGKEVKRLLIEQGCDIKKEYYVGVVVDRGTGRVVMMASEEGGTEIEEVAEHSPEKIFKEVIDPAIGLQAFQARKLAYAINIPAELVNKAVKFMMALYNAFVEKDCSIAEINPLVVTGDGNVMALDAKLNFDSNALYRHKDIVELRDLEEEDAKEIEASKYDLSYIALDGNIGCMVNGAGLAMATMDIIKYYGGDPANFLDVGGGATTEKVTEAFKIILSDKSVKGIFVNIFGGIMKCDVIANGVVEAAKQVSLDKPLVVRLEGTNVDLGKKILNESGLNIVAADSMADGAQKIVALVK from the coding sequence ATGAATATCCATGAGTATCAAGGCAAAGCAGTACTGAAGCAGTACGGGGTTATCGTACCGGAAGGCAAAGTGGCTTTCACGGTAGATGAAGCAGTAGAAGCTGCGAAATCTTTAGGTACACCGGTTGTTGTGGTGAAGGCGCAAATTCATGCCGGCGGCCGCGGTAAAGCGGGCGGGGTTAAGGTAGCCAAGAACCTCGATGAAGTTCGTACATATGCTAATGAAATTTTAGGTAAAGTCCTGGTAACACATCAAACAGGACCAGAAGGTAAAGAAGTTAAACGTTTGTTGATTGAGCAGGGCTGTGACATTAAGAAAGAATATTATGTCGGCGTTGTCGTTGACCGTGGTACAGGCCGTGTAGTTATGATGGCTTCTGAAGAAGGCGGCACCGAGATTGAAGAGGTTGCTGAACATTCGCCTGAGAAAATTTTCAAAGAAGTGATCGATCCAGCGATCGGTTTGCAAGCGTTTCAAGCTCGCAAGTTGGCTTATGCCATCAACATTCCTGCCGAGCTCGTAAACAAAGCGGTGAAGTTTATGATGGCCCTCTATAACGCATTTGTAGAAAAAGATTGCTCGATTGCTGAAATCAACCCGCTTGTTGTTACGGGTGACGGTAATGTTATGGCACTCGACGCTAAGCTGAACTTCGATTCTAACGCACTGTACCGCCACAAGGATATTGTGGAACTCCGTGATTTGGAAGAAGAAGATGCGAAGGAAATCGAAGCTTCCAAATACGATTTGAGCTACATCGCGCTTGATGGCAACATCGGCTGCATGGTCAACGGCGCAGGTCTGGCAATGGCTACGATGGACATCATCAAATATTATGGCGGCGACCCGGCCAACTTCCTCGATGTAGGGGGCGGTGCTACGACGGAGAAAGTTACTGAAGCGTTCAAAATCATTCTTTCCGACAAAAGTGTTAAAGGGATCTTCGTTAACATCTTCGGCGGAATTATGAAATGCGATGTCATCGCGAACGGTGTCGTAGAAGCAGCGAAGCAAGTTAGCCTTGACAAACCTCTTGTTGTGCGTTTGGAAGGTACGAACGTAGACCTCGGCAAAAAGATTTTGAATGAATCCGGACTGAACATCGTAGCTGCTGACTCGATGGCGGACGGCGCTCAGAAGATCGTGGCTCTCGTTAAGTAA
- the sucD gene encoding succinate--CoA ligase subunit alpha, whose amino-acid sequence MSILVDKNTKVITQGITGSVGMFHTKGGLDYGTQMVGGVTPGKGGTNVDITLENGNTVSVPVFNTVVEAKAATGATASVIYVPPAFAADAIMEAVDAELDLVICITEGIPVLDMVKVSRYMEGKKSRLIGPNCPGVITPGECKIGIMPGYIHTPGHVGVVSRSGTLTYEAVHQLTTRGIGQSSAVGIGGDPVKGSEFIDILKLFNEDPDTYAVIMIGEIGGTAEEEAAEWIAANMKKPVVGFIGGQTAPPGKRMGHAGAIISGGKGTAAEKVSTMERCGIKVAPTPSEMGSTLVSVLEEKGLLEKCTTKK is encoded by the coding sequence ATGAGTATTTTGGTTGATAAAAATACAAAAGTCATTACACAAGGGATTACCGGTTCCGTAGGGATGTTCCATACAAAGGGCGGACTTGACTACGGCACACAAATGGTAGGCGGCGTCACTCCAGGCAAAGGCGGCACTAATGTCGACATCACGCTTGAAAACGGAAACACCGTTTCGGTTCCTGTATTTAACACGGTAGTAGAAGCTAAGGCTGCAACTGGCGCAACGGCTTCTGTTATCTACGTTCCACCGGCTTTCGCTGCAGATGCTATCATGGAGGCCGTTGACGCAGAGCTGGACCTCGTCATCTGCATTACGGAAGGCATTCCAGTTCTTGACATGGTTAAAGTAAGCCGTTATATGGAAGGCAAGAAATCCCGTTTGATCGGACCGAACTGCCCTGGCGTCATTACTCCGGGCGAGTGCAAAATCGGTATCATGCCTGGATATATCCACACACCTGGTCATGTCGGCGTGGTTTCCCGAAGCGGAACGCTTACTTACGAAGCGGTTCATCAGCTGACTACACGCGGAATCGGACAATCTTCTGCTGTAGGTATCGGCGGAGACCCGGTGAAGGGCTCTGAATTTATTGATATCCTCAAGTTGTTCAATGAAGATCCGGACACCTATGCTGTGATCATGATTGGTGAAATCGGCGGTACTGCAGAAGAAGAAGCGGCAGAGTGGATTGCAGCTAACATGAAGAAACCGGTTGTTGGCTTCATTGGCGGACAAACGGCGCCTCCGGGTAAACGTATGGGCCATGCCGGTGCCATTATTTCCGGCGGTAAAGGTACTGCAGCAGAGAAAGTCTCAACAATGGAACGCTGCGGTATTAAAGTAGCTCCGACACCTTCCGAAATGGGTTCCACTTTGGTGAGCGTATTGGAAGAAAAAGGTCTGCTCGAGAAATGCACCACTAAAAAATAA
- the dprA gene encoding DNA-processing protein DprA, with the protein MDNRLMLFALHQMEGIGWKTVSRLVRQFPVLSDILTLNYAEWLELGLTPLRAEQVTMGLQQLQSGRPDKQLKLYEERQIGWISVWDEDYPELLKETAEPPWILYFHGRLEFIHKPCIAMVGTRKPTAYGKVTAERLSESLSSAGICVVSGLARGIDSAAHEGALREAGGTIGVLGCSLDEVYPPENKLLYRRTSESGLLLSEYPLGTKPRPGLFPQRNRIIAGLSLGVVVVEAALKSGSLITADLALEASRDVFAIPGPISSPKSEGTLHWLKLGAKLVTGPGDILEEYAARISLKQKTNMNPKAVSKATLSADEQQIYDLLTSKPMNIEELLSQSQYKFGHLHSVLINLLMMQRIVELPGSVYTVP; encoded by the coding sequence ATGGACAACCGCCTCATGCTATTTGCCCTGCATCAAATGGAGGGAATAGGTTGGAAGACTGTTTCTAGACTAGTGCGGCAGTTTCCGGTACTCAGCGATATCTTGACATTGAATTATGCGGAGTGGCTGGAGCTAGGTCTTACGCCGTTACGTGCTGAACAGGTTACAATGGGACTGCAGCAACTGCAATCCGGACGTCCGGACAAGCAGCTCAAGCTATATGAAGAACGGCAGATCGGTTGGATCAGTGTGTGGGATGAAGACTATCCTGAACTGCTGAAGGAGACGGCTGAACCTCCTTGGATCCTGTATTTTCATGGACGTCTTGAATTCATTCATAAACCTTGCATAGCTATGGTTGGTACACGTAAACCTACAGCATATGGTAAAGTTACTGCAGAGCGGTTATCGGAATCTCTTTCATCCGCCGGAATCTGTGTGGTCAGCGGCTTAGCCCGTGGAATCGATAGTGCAGCGCATGAAGGAGCATTGCGGGAAGCCGGGGGGACGATCGGAGTGCTTGGGTGCAGCCTAGATGAGGTGTATCCACCCGAGAATAAACTGCTTTATCGCAGAACGTCAGAAAGCGGGCTGCTTCTATCGGAATATCCGCTTGGCACGAAGCCGCGTCCTGGACTGTTTCCGCAGCGCAACCGGATCATTGCCGGATTGAGTCTTGGAGTCGTGGTCGTCGAGGCGGCGCTAAAGAGCGGTTCATTGATTACAGCGGATTTGGCATTGGAGGCGTCACGTGACGTATTCGCCATTCCCGGGCCGATTTCTTCACCGAAAAGTGAAGGGACACTTCATTGGTTGAAGTTGGGAGCTAAGCTGGTTACGGGTCCTGGTGATATTCTGGAGGAGTACGCCGCCAGAATATCGTTGAAGCAAAAGACAAACATGAATCCTAAAGCCGTTTCGAAAGCGACACTATCAGCGGATGAGCAGCAAATATATGATTTGCTTACTTCAAAACCGATGAATATTGAGGAGTTATTGTCGCAAAGTCAATATAAATTTGGACATTTGCATTCAGTTCTGATAAATTTACTAATGATGCAGCGAATCGTCGAGCTTCCAGGTTCAGTCTACACAGTACCTTGA